The genomic region AGAGGTGGCATGCTGGGGCAAGAACCAGCTTGGCGACCTTGGGGATGGGACGTCCGTGGATAGGTGGACACCCGTAGCCGTGTCGTTCACGGCCGGCACCATGGGAGTCAGGCTCCCGCGCCTGACCTACGGCACCGCCTCCGGCGCCCCCGCCCGCCCCTTCCGCGAAGGCCTCTCCACCCACCTCGGCAATCACACCTGCTCTCTCATCTCCGATGGAACGGTCAAATGCTGGGGATCCAACGCCTTCGGCCAACTGGGCGACGGAACGACCGCGGACAAGTCGACGCCTGTCCCGGTGACGTCGCTTTCCAGCGTCATCGGGATGACGGGGGGCTCCTCTCACACCTGTTCCCTTCTTTCCGACGGCACGGTGAAATGCTGGGGACGGAATAACCTCGGTCAGCTTGGGGACGGGACGACCGCGAACAAGACGACCCCCGTCAGTCTGTCCGCGCTGAGCGCGGCTGTCGCCGTAGCGGGGGGCGGCGATCACACCTGTGCACTTCTTTCCGACGGCACGGTGAAATGCTGGGGGCGCAATGTCTACGGTCAGCTTGGGGACGGGACGACCGCGAACAAGACGACCCCCGTCAGTGTGTCCGCGCTGAGCGCGGCTGTCGCCGTAGCGGGGGGCGGCGATCACACCTGTGCACTTGCATCGGGTGGAACGGTCAACTGCTGGGGTTCTAATGGCTCTGGTCAACTGGGAGACGGAACGGGTGCGGGAAAGACCACCCCCGTCGCCGTCTCCAGCCTCTCGAGCGTCGTGGCGGTGACCGGGGGCTTTGATCACACCTGCTCTCTCATCTCCGACGGCACGGTGAAATGCTGGGGGTACAATGGCGTCGGTCAGGTTGGGGACGGCACGACCGCGGATAGGTGGACGCCTGTCCCGGTGACGTCGCTTTCGAGCGTCATCGGGATGGCGGGGGGATACTCTCACACCTGTTCCCTTCTTCCCGATGGCACGGTCAAATGCTGGGGGTACAATAGCACCGGTCAGCTTGGGGACGGCACGACCGCCGATCGCCTCACACCCGTCGCCACTTCCTCACTGAGCGGTGTCTTGGCCGTGTCAGGGGGTGAGCAGCACACGTGCGGCCTTTTGTCGAACGGCACGGTCAAATGCTGGGGATGGAATATTGTTGGTCAACTGGGGGATGGGACCACCGCCAACAAATCCACCCCCGTCCCGGTAACCAATCTTCCGTAAACCTGCGATCAGACGAGACTTCGTAGGGGACGAGTCTTCGTAGGGGAGCAGCTTTAGCTGCTCCCTCCTCTCGGGAGGACCTAAAGGTCCTCCCCTACAATTCATCCGCCTCGCTGGATAATCGGTGACAGTATACTCTATTTCTATCTTCTCCTGGTAGCCGCGCCCTTTACGGGTGCGTCTGTAGATCCCACGCCTACCCTCACACCACTCTCCCCGCGTCACCCCCATTCCCTTGAGCACCTTGCCCTTGTTCCCCTCTACCGGTAGAATACGGGCATGGCAAAAAAGGGGAACGGGCAAGCAGAAATGACCGAGCTGATGCGCCAGCTCCTTGGCGAGTTCGTTCTGGTCCGAACCGAGATCACTTCGCTTCGGAAAACCGTGGAGGAGCAGGGGCAGATCCTTCGTGAACACGGCCAGATCCTACGCGAACACGGCCAGATCCTACGCGAACACGGCAAGGCACTCGGCGAAATCCGACAGGATATTCGGGACATGAAGGGCGATATGCACGTCATGCAAGGCGACATCCGAACCATGCAGGGCGACATCCGCCAGCTCAATCAGAACATGGCTCAGGTCGCAAAATTTGTGGGCGAGGATCGAGCGCGTCAGGACAAAAGAATCGACGGGATCGAACTCCGCGTCGAAGCCCTCGAACACAAAGCCGCCTGATCCTTCCCAGAATCCGGGCCTTTCAAGGCCCGGAGCGTCACACCCCCACTCACAGCAACGGCCTTCAGGCCGAAAATCCTGAAAAGTTGACCCCGGTCATGCTTTTATGGCAGCTTGGATGACATCCTGACCGCCATGGTGTTCAAGAAGATCCTCGTGCCCGTGGACTTCTCCCGCGGCTCCGTGATGACCGTTTCCAAAGTGTCCGAGTTGGCCAAACAACTCTCCTCCAAGCTCATCCTCCTCTTCGTCGAAATCGATCCCATGGTCGGCATCCCCCAACAAGAACACCTCGCCGAGATCGGCCCCCCCCTCCGGATCGCGATGGACAAGTTCGAACACACCTACCAGGAACGGCTCAAGAAGACCTACGATCCCCAAGTGAAGGGCGTCGAGACGGAGTTCCTGGTGGTGAGAGGAAACCCGGCCATGGAGATCGCACAGCAGGCCGAGAAGCTGGGAGCAGACATCATTATCATGCCTCTCCGAAGCTCCACGCTCTTCAAGAAGCTCGTCCTGGGCAGCACCACGGACCACGTTCTCAAAACCGCACCCTGCCCGGTCCTGGTTCTCCCCCCGCCACCCGTTGTTCTCTCATAGGCTGAAAGCTGACGGCTGATGACTGAAAGCTCCCCAGAAACCAAAGGCATCCGCACAGTCACCGACGGTACCGGCGCCGCCGTCTGGGTCGAAACACAAATCTGCGATGGCGCCGCCGCCTACCCCATCACCCCCTCCTCCAACATGGGTGAGGGCTTCCAACGCGCGGTGGCCGACGGAAAAATCAATCTCTGGGGCGAGAAACTCTACTTCATGGAACCCGAATCGGAACACTCCTCCGCCTCCGTGTGCGAAGGCTTCGCCGCCGCCGGCGGCCGCGTGGTCAACTTCACCTCGGGCCAGGGACTCATCCTCATGAAAGAAGTCCTCTACACAATCGTCGGCAAGCGACTCCCCGTCGTTTTCCATATCGCGTCCCGTCCCATGACCGTCCACGCCCTCAACGTCCACTGCGGACACGACGACGTGATGGGTGTAACGGACGTCGGCTGGGGCATCGTCTTCGCGCGGAACGTCCAAGAGGTGGCCGACCTCGCCCTGATCGCCCGTCGGGCCGCGGAGGATTCCGAAACGCCCTTCCTTGTTGTGCAGGACGGCTTCCTGACCAGCCACACACTGGAAACCATCCATCTTCCGGAACCTGAACTCATGCGCGAATTCGTCGGTCACCCGCGCGAACGCGTCCGAAACCTCCTCGATCCCAACCGTGCCCTTCAAGTGGGAGTCGTCCAGAATCAGGATGCCTACATGAAAGGCCGCATCGCCCAACGCATGTTTTCGGACAAAGTCGCCGGAATATTGCAGAAGGCCGTTGAAGCGTACGCCGACAAAACCGGGCGCCGGCTGGGCGCCGTCCACACCTACCGGATGGAGGATGCCGAATACGCCCTCGTAGGCATGGGCTCCCTCACGGAGACGGCTGAAGCCACCGCCGACTTTCTTCGTGAGCGCCGGAATCTGAAGGTCGGTGTGGTGGCCGTGCGCACCTTCCGGCCCTTTCCCTCCAAGGACATCGTTGGAGCGCTGGAGAAAGTCAAAGGCTTTGTGGTCGTCGAAAGAACCGACGAACCTCTTTCCCAATCGAACCCGTTGCTCTCTCAGATCAAGGGAGCGTTTTACGATCAAGCGGTCCTGACCTCGGCAAACGGACGCAAGGCCGCCCTGCCCCACACCCTGTCCGCCTCCGCCGGAATGGGATCGCGCGACGTTCGGCCGGAAGATCTCATCGGGTGCATCGAGCAGCTTCGGGAACAGTCCGACCCCCGGCAAGGTCATCCCGAACCGCTCACCACCCGCGCCCTCGGGATCCTGCACACCGATTCCGTGAAACGCGGCGATCTCCTGGATCTCCATCCCGCCGGCTCGTTCCGGCTCCGAGGTCACTCCGTCGGCGGCTACGGATCGATCACGACCAACAAGATCATCGCCACCATCGTAAGCGAAGTCTTCAACCTCTGTGTCCAGGCGTACCCGCGATACGGAGGCGAAAAGAAGGGCCTCCCCACGAATTACTACCTCGTCGCCGCCAAGGAACCCGTCCGTATCCATTCCGAACTCAAACACGTCGATTTCGTGGCGCTCAACGATGCCGCCGCGTTTCACACGTCGAATCCAATGGCCGGTCTCCGACCGCAAGGAACGATCTTCATGCACACGGACATCGAAAACCCGGAGCAGGTCTGGGCACAGATCCCCGAAAACGCGCGCCGGAAGATCGCCTCGGACGGCCTCCGCGTTTTGTACCTCGATACCGTCAAACTCGCTCGCGAGACGGCCCCCAGGGCCGACCTCATGCAACGGATGCAGGGAATCGCGCTCATTGGCGTGTTTCTCAAAGTCTGCCCGTTCAAGACCGGTCTCTCGGAAGACGAACTCTTCGCGCAGACCGAGAAGGCACTCTCGAAATATGTGGGCAAACGAGGCGCGGAAGTGGTGAAGGCCAACATGCTGGCCATCCGCCGGGCCTATGCCGAGGTTCACACGCTCCCGCTCCCGGAAGCCAAGGCCGCCGTGGCGTAAGGGAAAGAACCATGCAGGACGTAATCGACCTCGAATACTTTCACAACGAAGTCATGACCGCCTACGGCGAAGGCCGCGGGGACGACGAACTTCCCGCCGAAACCGCCCTCGCACGGAGCATCGTCCCTCCCGCCACGGGCGAACTCCGCGATTTCTCCTACATTGCGCCCGACATTCCGATTCTCGATCCCGCCAAGTGCATCGGGTGCATGGAATGCGTGGCTGAATGCCCGGATACCGCCATTCTTGCCCGCGTATCCCCCGAGAACGTCTACAACGACATCATCCGCAATCTCCACGCTCCGTCAGACGCTGAGAGCATCAAATCCCGATCGGTCACAACCACGAAATACGGAAAGGTCATGGCCAAGAAGGGGAAACCGCCGGGCCAATTCGTCCTCTGGGTCGATCCCACCAAGTGCAAGGGATGCGGCGAATGCGTTGAAGTCTGCGGCACGAACTACGCCCTCACCATGGTCAAAAAAACGCCCCCCATGCTGGAAGAACACCGGCGCGCCAACCTTCTAATCCGGGATCGATTCCCCGATACGCCGGAGGACTACGTCAACGAGAAGACGCTGGCCGACATGATGCTCGTTCAGAAAGGGCTCGCGTACGTGGGCGGCGCCGGATCCTGCATGGGATGCGGCGAAGCAACGGCCATTCGCATGATGACGTCGGCCACAACCTTCGTGTACGGCGAGCGGTCGATGTGCGTCGTCGCGGCCACGGGATGCAATACCGTCTTCGGCTCCACCTTTCCCTACAATCCTTACAAAGTGAGTTGGATCAACTCCCTGTTCGAGAATTGCGCCACGGTGGCCATCGGTGTGCGTGGAATGTACGACCGCCTCGGGTTCAAGCGCCACCGAATTTGGGCGCTGGGCGGCGATGGAGCCATGGCCGACATCGGCTTCCAAGCCCTCTCCCGAATGCTCACCACGGGACAGGACATCAAGTGCATGATCGTGGATACGCAGGTCTACTCCAATACCGGCGGCCAGGCCTCATCACAAACCTTCATCGGACAGGATGCCAAGATGTCCGCGTTCGGCCGCGAGATCGGAGGCAAGACCGAGCGGAAAAAAGAACTCGGCACCATCCTCATGATGCATCCGGACGTCTACGTCGCTCAAACCACTCCCGCCCACATCACTCACTTTTATCGATCCATCCTGGCCGCCAACGAGTACGCCGGACCGGCCGTCGTGATCGCCTACGCCGCCTGCCAAGTCGAACACGGAATCGGCGATGAAGCCGCCTTCCGACAGGCGAAACTCGCGACCGACTCGCGCGCCTTCCCGCTCTTCACGTACGACCCCCGCCGAGGATCCTCGATGAAAGAACGGCTGTCTCTCCAAGGCAATCGGTCGATTGAGGGTGATTGGGTCACCGGAAAAGACGGCAAGGAAATCAAGTTCGTCGATTGGGCCCGGTCGGAGGGCCGCTTCGCCAAACATTTCGGAGCAAACGGTGAACCGTCGGAAACCGTTCTCAAGGCTCAGGAAGATCGCCTCCGATACTGGAAGCTTCTCAAAGAACTCGCCGGAGCGGCGTAGTCGCATCGTCCTTCGCCCCGCTGAGCGGGGCCTCACTCGCAATGACGTTCGCGGGTCATTGCGAGGCGGATCCCCGCCGTGCGGCGGGGATGCCGTGGCAATCTCATGGATCCCATCCGGCCTTGACTCACCCCCGCCCGAATTCCACCCGCAACTCCTTCTGCCTCGCATCATGAAGAATCTGGACGGGTCCCCGAATCGCCCGGTCGACCAGAAGGGACTGCCCCCTACACTCGAATTCCACCCCTGGATGAATGACCTGGGCCACCCACACGCGGGCCTCGCGTGCGCGCTGTAACTTCTCGCTCCATGCCGCCGCCCTCTTCTTCAGCGCCGCTCCCTGCTCCTTCAGTTTCTCGATCTCGAAATACCACCCGGTCATCGCCTCAGCCTCTTCCGGTGAGAGTGTGCGCTTGTGCGCCACGTGGTAGTCGATGTTGTGCTGGATCTCCTCCACCTTTGCATTGTGGGCATCGATCTTCCTGCTGACCTCATGAAGCTTTTCCTCGGTCAAGGGATCGGCGCCGAAGGTCATCTGCGTGCGCGTCCCTCGCGGATTTCCCATGGAAAAGATCTCCGCGCCTTGGCCCACGGTTGCGCGGCCTCCAATCAAGGCCCCCCGCTTCAACTCCAACCGTCCTGATACCACAAGCTCGGAACCCGAGGAGTTTCCCAGGATGATCACGTTCTCCCCGGCCTCAATCCGGGCCGAGATCAATTCTCTCGCCAGAACCGTGCGCCCGGCGTGGACGAGTCTGCCTCCAGACCCCGCCGCAACCACCCCATGAACGAAAAGATCACCTTCTGTCACCACTTCATTGCCTTCGAGGGAACCCAGGACTTCGATCCCGAGGGCCGATCTCAGGAGCGGCAATCCCACGGCATCGCCCGCGATCAGCATCCAGCCGGGAGCGGCTGCTTCCTTTGACCGCTCGACCTCTCCCGGCATGAGCCGGAGCGTCGCCACAACAAACAACCGCCTCCCGGTAACGTGCAGAGTGCCCGCCCGATCCGCAACAATGACTCCGCCTCCACTCACCTTGGCCCCGGCCCCAATCAGTATCTCCGCCGCATGACCATCCGCGGCAGGCAAGGTCTTCCCATAGATATCCACTCCGGCCTTCCCCAGGGTTGGAGGATGCATTCGGACAAGAGGGTCTCCCTCTTTCACCCATTTGCACAACGGGGCATCTCCCAATTCATGCTTGCCGGAGCGCACCTCCTCCAGAAGGGTTTCCGGATTGGGAACGATCCACTCGACTTCGCCATCTCGTCCCGGAACGGGCGTTCGGCCCATGCACAGCGGGATTCGGCCACCCCGCCTCCATTGATCCCTACGTTCCAGAAGCGCCGCGAGAGACTCGCGCGTCATCCCGGTGAGTCCGGCCTCCTTTTGCACATAGCCAACCACCTCATCCAGGGCGGTTTCGGCAAGGCCATCGGGGGAAAGGATGACCAGGGAAGCTCCCATGAAGTCGTCCGACACTTCGACTTGGACGATCTTCTCAATCTCCATCGGGACATTCCACGGGTTGCCTCATGGCAAGACGCACCCGTAAAGGGTGCGACTACCAGGAATCAGCCCCTCCGGTAGCTGCGGGCCATGGTCCTTGCCGGCCCTTCCTGGGCGCGGCGACATTGCATGGTCCCATGCCCTCCGTGGCATGGGGCTTTAGCCCGCGTCCGTAGGACCGGTGCAAGCCCCCCCCTACTTCTTCCCATCCACTTCAAACGCCACGCGGAGATTGAAGCCGCCCAGATCGCTCGAGAACGGGATGTCCAGCCAGCGCGTCAGAGAGTTGTACGACACTTTGAAATTCTGGCCGGTAATGACCGTCGGAAGTCCCAGCACAAACTGCGCGCCCGTCCCTTCGTGGAGCCTGGCCTTCGCACCCCCGGCTATGATGTTCACCATTTCCGCCATCGCGTCCACCGCCGAATCGTCGATCTCCGGGGATTCCATCCCGCTGAACCGATGAACAGCGGACAGTGCCGTGGTCTTCGGAAACGTCAGGGCCACCGTGCCTTTCGCAGGCCCCGTGAGGCCGATGAGGGCCATGACGTCGGAATCCTCGGCCACCCTCGATGGGTCGGATAGGCTGGGCAGCCCCCGTGTCACGCTGCACCTCAGCATCGTGTCGAATAGATCCTTCACGCTTTCCACGAAAGGATTGATGTATTCCGCCTTCAGATCGGCTTTCCTAAACATTCGAAGCCGCCCCCTGCCCGTTGGGCCCGCCCAAGATCTCCTTCACCTTTTGCTTGAAGGTGTCGGGCGTGAACGGTTTGGCCACATATCCATTCACTCCGGCCTTCAAGGCGGCCACGATACTCGGCCGGTCGGCGTTGCTTGTCACCATGACGACCTTGAGTCCTTTCAGGGCCGGCACACTCCGGATCTTCTGCACAAATGTGAGGCCATCCATGTTCGGCATGTTCCAGTCTATGACGATGAGATCGAAGGCAAAGTTCCCTTCCCTCATCTTCTGAATGGCCTCCACACCGTCACCGGCCTCCACAAACGCGTCGAAGCCGAGCGTTTCCAACGCGCCCTTCTGGATTTTTCGCATCGTCGCTGAATCATCCACCAACAGCGCTTTCATGACTCTCGTCTCCTTTCCATGCCTGGACCGTCGTTCATTTCCTGCCGGATTCGAATTTCCGCCGTGAACGGACCGAGATCGCTGTCGAAACGGACCACCTTCCCCTGAGTATCCCGTCGGCCCGCGATGGAATGGACCCCGCCCAGGATCACCTGGGGAATCGACATGCTCATGGCGATCCCCCCGGAACGGAGCAGGGCAAGGGCGCGACCCACAATGATGTTGGCGATCTCGCACACACCATCCGCGCCATCCGGCATCATCTCGCGCACCTCGCTCCCGAGAAATCGGGAGATCACGCGGAGGGCTGTCGCCCGTTCGAAACTCAAAACAAAGGATCCTGCCGCGGCCGTCCCCCCTAATCCCACAATCGCCGATACATCGGCCTTCGGCCGCGGGGCGTCCGTCTCTAGAACACAGGCATTCACCGCAAGTCCCAACATGGTCCGGAAAAGCTCCTCCGTCCCATCGATGAAACAGGCCGCATAAATGGCATCCAAGCCGTTTTCGCTCATGCCCTCACCCCCCCCCCTAGAGCCGCAAGACTGATGGCCGTGGTTTCATCCGCCGTGAACAGGGCTTCCAGCCGGAGAATGAAGATGACCTCTTCCGATGCCCGCGCAATGCCCGTGACCAATGTGGCGGAGCCGGACCGCAAAATTCCCGGCGGGGGCGCTTCAACGTCCTCCGAAGCCACCCTCACCACGTGGAAGACTTGATCCACAAGCAGGGCCACGGTCTGTTCCCCCACTTCGGCCAACACCCCCTTGAGGCAGGCGATCCCCCCCTCCGAGGTGGGTCGGGCCAAGCCCAGCCTTTTCGTGAGGTCCACGGCAGGAAGGATGCGGCCCCGAACGTCGATCACACCCTCCAGAAAAAGTGGCGCCTGCGGCACCGCTCTGATGCGATGGACCTCCACGATCTCTCGCACACGCCCGACATCAATTCCGAACACCTCACCGCCTGCCAAAAACGTCACCAGGCGGGTCACGGCGTGCGCGGCGACCTGACGCCCCTTGGCTCTTCCCGAGGAGAGCTTGGCCGAGAGCACGGATTCCGTCATGGTGCCGTCCCCCCGATCTTCGATCCCCGATCGAGCAGGGGGTTCAACGCGGCTTCGATCTCTTTGACCGACGTGGGCTTCGTGAGATACCCGTCCGCTCCTGCCTGAAAGCCCCGAACCTTGTCCGGTGGCTGCGAGAGGGTGGAGAGAATGATGACCGGCGTCATCGCGTGCGCCGGCAGGGAACGAATTCGGCGCGTGAGGTCGTATCCATTCATGCCGGGCATTTCCACATCCACCGTAATCGCCACGTAGCGGCCGGATTCGATCTTCCCCACGGCTTCGTCCCCCGACGCCGCTTCGTCCGTGTCGTGCCCCGCGGAGCGCAGCATGTCGCACAGTTCCCTCCGGAAGACCGCAGAATCATCGACGACCAGAATCCGTGGTCCACCCCCACCCCTTCCCTCCATCATCGATGGGGAGGGGCTTCCTGACGACCCCTTCTCCCCCTGTCCGCCGCTGCGGACCTGCGGCTGGAGGGCGGGCTGGGAGGTTTCGCTGATAAAGGGCATCAGGTCTTGGAGATTGAGAATAAGGAGTGCCTGCCCATCGCCCAGGATCGTGGCGCCGGCCACGCCGCGAACCTTCTCCAGGAGAGATCCCATGCTCTTCATCACGACCTTCTCCTTCCCGAGCAGCTCCTCCACACCGACGAGC from Nitrospirota bacterium harbors:
- a CDS encoding universal stress protein, which encodes MDDILTAMVFKKILVPVDFSRGSVMTVSKVSELAKQLSSKLILLFVEIDPMVGIPQQEHLAEIGPPLRIAMDKFEHTYQERLKKTYDPQVKGVETEFLVVRGNPAMEIAQQAEKLGADIIIMPLRSSTLFKKLVLGSTTDHVLKTAPCPVLVLPPPPVVLS
- a CDS encoding 2-oxoacid:acceptor oxidoreductase family protein — translated: MTESSPETKGIRTVTDGTGAAVWVETQICDGAAAYPITPSSNMGEGFQRAVADGKINLWGEKLYFMEPESEHSSASVCEGFAAAGGRVVNFTSGQGLILMKEVLYTIVGKRLPVVFHIASRPMTVHALNVHCGHDDVMGVTDVGWGIVFARNVQEVADLALIARRAAEDSETPFLVVQDGFLTSHTLETIHLPEPELMREFVGHPRERVRNLLDPNRALQVGVVQNQDAYMKGRIAQRMFSDKVAGILQKAVEAYADKTGRRLGAVHTYRMEDAEYALVGMGSLTETAEATADFLRERRNLKVGVVAVRTFRPFPSKDIVGALEKVKGFVVVERTDEPLSQSNPLLSQIKGAFYDQAVLTSANGRKAALPHTLSASAGMGSRDVRPEDLIGCIEQLREQSDPRQGHPEPLTTRALGILHTDSVKRGDLLDLHPAGSFRLRGHSVGGYGSITTNKIIATIVSEVFNLCVQAYPRYGGEKKGLPTNYYLVAAKEPVRIHSELKHVDFVALNDAAAFHTSNPMAGLRPQGTIFMHTDIENPEQVWAQIPENARRKIASDGLRVLYLDTVKLARETAPRADLMQRMQGIALIGVFLKVCPFKTGLSEDELFAQTEKALSKYVGKRGAEVVKANMLAIRRAYAEVHTLPLPEAKAAVA
- a CDS encoding 4Fe-4S binding protein, which gives rise to MQDVIDLEYFHNEVMTAYGEGRGDDELPAETALARSIVPPATGELRDFSYIAPDIPILDPAKCIGCMECVAECPDTAILARVSPENVYNDIIRNLHAPSDAESIKSRSVTTTKYGKVMAKKGKPPGQFVLWVDPTKCKGCGECVEVCGTNYALTMVKKTPPMLEEHRRANLLIRDRFPDTPEDYVNEKTLADMMLVQKGLAYVGGAGSCMGCGEATAIRMMTSATTFVYGERSMCVVAATGCNTVFGSTFPYNPYKVSWINSLFENCATVAIGVRGMYDRLGFKRHRIWALGGDGAMADIGFQALSRMLTTGQDIKCMIVDTQVYSNTGGQASSQTFIGQDAKMSAFGREIGGKTERKKELGTILMMHPDVYVAQTTPAHITHFYRSILAANEYAGPAVVIAYAACQVEHGIGDEAAFRQAKLATDSRAFPLFTYDPRRGSSMKERLSLQGNRSIEGDWVTGKDGKEIKFVDWARSEGRFAKHFGANGEPSETVLKAQEDRLRYWKLLKELAGAA
- a CDS encoding DUF342 domain-containing protein; translated protein: MEIEKIVQVEVSDDFMGASLVILSPDGLAETALDEVVGYVQKEAGLTGMTRESLAALLERRDQWRRGGRIPLCMGRTPVPGRDGEVEWIVPNPETLLEEVRSGKHELGDAPLCKWVKEGDPLVRMHPPTLGKAGVDIYGKTLPAADGHAAEILIGAGAKVSGGGVIVADRAGTLHVTGRRLFVVATLRLMPGEVERSKEAAAPGWMLIAGDAVGLPLLRSALGIEVLGSLEGNEVVTEGDLFVHGVVAAGSGGRLVHAGRTVLARELISARIEAGENVIILGNSSGSELVVSGRLELKRGALIGGRATVGQGAEIFSMGNPRGTRTQMTFGADPLTEEKLHEVSRKIDAHNAKVEEIQHNIDYHVAHKRTLSPEEAEAMTGWYFEIEKLKEQGAALKKRAAAWSEKLQRAREARVWVAQVIHPGVEFECRGQSLLVDRAIRGPVQILHDARQKELRVEFGRG
- a CDS encoding chemotaxis protein CheX, giving the protein MFRKADLKAEYINPFVESVKDLFDTMLRCSVTRGLPSLSDPSRVAEDSDVMALIGLTGPAKGTVALTFPKTTALSAVHRFSGMESPEIDDSAVDAMAEMVNIIAGGAKARLHEGTGAQFVLGLPTVITGQNFKVSYNSLTRWLDIPFSSDLGGFNLRVAFEVDGKK
- a CDS encoding response regulator gives rise to the protein MKALLVDDSATMRKIQKGALETLGFDAFVEAGDGVEAIQKMREGNFAFDLIVIDWNMPNMDGLTFVQKIRSVPALKGLKVVMVTSNADRPSIVAALKAGVNGYVAKPFTPDTFKQKVKEILGGPNGQGAASNV
- a CDS encoding chemotaxis protein CheX translates to MSENGLDAIYAACFIDGTEELFRTMLGLAVNACVLETDAPRPKADVSAIVGLGGTAAAGSFVLSFERATALRVISRFLGSEVREMMPDGADGVCEIANIIVGRALALLRSGGIAMSMSIPQVILGGVHSIAGRRDTQGKVVRFDSDLGPFTAEIRIRQEMNDGPGMERRRES
- a CDS encoding chemotaxis protein CheW; the encoded protein is MTESVLSAKLSSGRAKGRQVAAHAVTRLVTFLAGGEVFGIDVGRVREIVEVHRIRAVPQAPLFLEGVIDVRGRILPAVDLTKRLGLARPTSEGGIACLKGVLAEVGEQTVALLVDQVFHVVRVASEDVEAPPPGILRSGSATLVTGIARASEEVIFILRLEALFTADETTAISLAALGGGVRA